One region of Cyanobium sp. M30B3 genomic DNA includes:
- a CDS encoding amidophosphoribosyltransferase, producing MGPVLNEQLLPEHRPDKPDKPEEACGVFAVLAAQQPVANLAYFGLYALQHRGQESAGIAVFDAGDQVRLHKDMGLVSQVFDQDVLQRLPGHLAIGHNRYSTTGSSRVCNAQPVLLNTRLGPMALAHNGNLVNAAELRQHLAHLASELTSTTDSELIAFAVQEAVNGGLDWHAAIREAAGRCSGAFSLVIGTPEGLFALRDGHGIRPLVFGHLGETAQAQWVVSSETCGLDIVGASFDDDVQPGEIIQFRPGDATPQRSRWIEEPARLCVFEMIYFARPDSRFFGESLYSYRVRIGEVLARETPVPADIVIGVPDSGIPAAIGYSQVSGIPFGDGLIKNRYVGRTFIQPTQAMREAGIRVKLNPLPDVLAGKRVVVIDDSIVRGTTSRKLVAALRDAGATEVHMRISSPPVTHPCFYGIDTDTQDQLIAARLTLEEITAHLGVDSLAYLSKEGMVEAAQAHSGHFCTACFDGAYPIEMDDSVRNSKLVLEPAGLAAQLSTVSSR from the coding sequence ATCGGGCCTGTGCTGAACGAGCAGCTGCTGCCGGAGCACCGGCCCGACAAGCCCGACAAGCCCGAGGAGGCCTGCGGTGTCTTTGCGGTGCTGGCGGCCCAGCAGCCCGTCGCTAACCTCGCCTATTTCGGGCTCTATGCCCTGCAGCACCGCGGCCAGGAATCGGCCGGCATCGCCGTGTTCGATGCGGGCGACCAGGTGCGGCTGCACAAGGACATGGGCCTGGTGAGCCAGGTGTTCGACCAGGACGTGCTGCAGCGTCTGCCCGGCCATCTGGCCATCGGCCACAACCGCTACTCCACGACTGGCAGCAGCCGTGTGTGCAATGCCCAGCCGGTGCTGCTCAACACCCGGCTGGGCCCGATGGCCCTGGCCCACAACGGCAATCTGGTGAATGCCGCTGAATTGCGCCAGCACCTCGCCCACCTGGCCAGCGAGCTCACGTCCACCACCGATTCCGAGCTGATCGCCTTTGCCGTGCAGGAGGCGGTGAACGGCGGCCTCGACTGGCACGCGGCCATCCGGGAGGCGGCCGGCCGCTGCAGTGGTGCCTTCAGCCTGGTGATCGGCACCCCCGAGGGCCTGTTTGCCTTGCGCGATGGCCATGGCATCCGCCCCCTGGTGTTCGGCCACCTGGGCGAGACGGCCCAGGCCCAGTGGGTGGTGAGCAGCGAGACCTGCGGCCTCGACATCGTCGGTGCCAGCTTCGACGACGACGTGCAGCCCGGCGAGATCATCCAGTTCCGCCCCGGCGATGCCACGCCCCAGCGCAGCCGCTGGATCGAGGAGCCGGCCCGGCTCTGTGTGTTCGAGATGATCTACTTCGCCCGCCCCGACAGTCGCTTCTTCGGGGAGTCGCTGTACAGCTACCGGGTGAGGATCGGCGAGGTGCTGGCCCGGGAGACGCCGGTGCCGGCCGACATCGTGATCGGCGTGCCCGATTCCGGCATCCCGGCGGCCATCGGCTATTCCCAGGTGAGCGGCATTCCCTTCGGCGATGGCCTGATCAAGAACCGCTATGTGGGCCGCACCTTCATCCAGCCCACCCAGGCGATGCGGGAGGCGGGCATCCGCGTCAAGCTCAATCCCCTCCCCGATGTGCTGGCGGGCAAGCGGGTGGTGGTGATCGACGACTCGATCGTGCGCGGCACCACCAGCCGCAAGCTGGTGGCCGCCCTGCGCGATGCCGGTGCCACCGAGGTGCACATGCGCATCAGTTCACCGCCGGTCACCCATCCCTGCTTCTACGGCATCGACACCGACACCCAGGACCAGTTGATTGCGGCTCGCCTGACGCTGGAGGAGATCACCGCCCACCTGGGCGTTGATTCCCTGGCCTACCTCAGCAAGGAGGGCATGGTGGAGGCGGCCCAGGCCCACTCCGGCCACTTCTGCACCGCCTGCTTCGACGGCGCCTATCCGATCGAGATGGATGACTCCGTGCGCAACAGCAAGCTGGTGCTCGAGCCCGCTGGACTGGCCGCCCAGCTGAGCACCGTCAGCAGTCGCTGA